CGTTCCCGTCGGCGGCGACCGCGAGCTTCATCTATCTCGCGCTCGCCGTCGTGTTCGGCGTCTACTTGTACCAGCTGAATCTCCCGTTCCTGCCGGGAGCCGTCGCGTTCGTCGCGATGGTGTTCGGCGGGGTCTGGGTGGGACTTCAGTACCCGATTGCGCTCGTCGGCACGGAGTCGACCGCCGCAGACACCATCGTCCTGCTCGGACAGGCCTCGGCGTGGGACTGGCTCCCGCTCGCAGGCAGTGGTGTCAACGTCGCGGCGTGGGTGCCGGTCGTCGTCCTCTACGGCTTCATCGCGAGCGTGCTCCCGGTGTGGGTGCTGCTCCAGCCGCGTGACTTCCTCACGTCGAGTCTCCTCTACACCGGTGTCGGGGGGATGCTGCTCGGCGCGATTCTCGCACCCGTCCTCGGTTTCACCGCGGTCGACGTGTCGGTCCTCGGTAACACACAGACGATTACCTCACTCGAAACCAGCTACCCGGCGTTCCGTGGCTTGACGAGTTCACTCGGGCCGATCTTCCCGTTCCTGTTCGTCACCATCGCCTGCGGGACCATCTCAGGGTTCCACGCGCTCGTCTCCTCGGGGACGACCGCAAAGCAGCTGGACAAGGAGTCGGACGCTCGCGACATCGGTTACGGTGCGATGCTCGGTGAAGGCCTGCTCGCGACGACCGCGGTCGGTGCCTTCGCCGTCATCGGCTTCACCGACTTCTCTGCCGGTGCGGCCGGCGCACTCGCGAACTTCCCGGCCGGCGGGGCAGCGATGTTGTCGATGTTCGGCCTGCCGGTCGCGGCCGGCTCGGCGTTCATCGGGCTGGTCTTCGTCAGCTTCCTGTTGACCTCGACGGATACGGCCGTGCGACTGGGTCGATACATGATGGAAGAAATCGTCGAAGTGCCGGAGACGCGAACGCAGGAGCTGGCGGTGAACCGGTACGTCACCTCCGGCGTGCTGCTTTGTCTCCCGGCGTACCTGCTCGTCGGCTCTGGCGCGTGGGAGAGTCTGTGGCCGCTCTTCGGTGCGGCGAACCAGACGCTCGCCGCGCTGGCACTGCTGGCCGCGACGCTGTGGCTCGCCAACTGGAACGACTCCAAGCAGCTCCTCTCGACCGGTCTCCCGATGGTGCTGATGATCGGCGTCACGATGACGGCGCTGCTCACCCTCGGGCTGTACCGCAACCCGCTGGCGACGCTGGACGCGATTCAGAACCTCGGGGCCACCGGCGAGAACGCGTCGACGATATTCGACGTCATCTCGTACGGGCTCCAGAGCGTCCTCGCGTTAGTGCTCGCCGGACTCGCCGGCTCGCTCGCCTACATGGGATACAAGAACATCAACCGCGTCCGTGACAGCTACACCGGCGCGCCCGCCGACGACTGACGACCCGGTCTTTTATTTTCGCGTCAACAGCCCGCGAATCCGCTCGATGAGCCGCGGCTCCGGGTCCGGGTCGGAGTCCGCCCACGGCGCGAACGCCCGCCACACGTCCGCCTCCTCGCTTGCGACGTAGGCGTCTTCCTCGGGCGCGACGACGACCAGATTCACCTCGTAGTGGCCGTTGTAGCCGTACCGGAGCAGCGTCCGGTCGCGGAACTGGTGGACGAACTCACGAACCGGCTCGGGTACCGCCGGCACGACGAACACGAACGTGAAGTCCGTGCTCCGGTGTGTCTCGTCGGCCGTAATCCAGTCGCCCGTCTCCGCGAGCTCGTGGCCCAACTCGACTGCCGACTCGATATCGCCGACCGACACCGACTCGCGCCGGGTGGCAAACAGGTGTTCGTTGACGTTCTGGTTGGCGTAGTTGATTGACTCGTGGAGGAACTGCTTGCGGCTCTGGATACGGAGTCGGCCGTACAACTCGAACCGCTGGCCGCCGGCCCGCTTGTCGCGGTCGAGGTCGTAGTTGTAGACGAGTCGGGCAGCGACGTCGTCGAGATACTCGTCGTCGAACGTCGGCCGCTCTGGCTCGTCGCTCATGTGTCGTCGTACGGGTGAACGTCGTCGACGGCGGGCGCGCCGACGACGAAGGCGGTCGTCGCCTCGCCGTCCTTGGGGACGAAGGCGAACTGCGGGCTCTCCGGCTCACAGACGAACGCGTCGCCGGCGGGGACGGCGAACTCGCCCTCGGGCGTCTCGACGTGAAGCTCCCCCTCGGTGACGTAGAACACCTCCTCCTGTTCGTCGTGGTAGTGGTACGCCAGCGGAATCTCCTCGCCGGGCGCGACCTCGTACACGTGTGCCGCCAGCCGTTCAAGTCCCACCGCGCCACTGATAGAGCGTTGCGTGGACGGGCGGTCCGGTTCGGGGTCGAGTTCGCCGACGGCGACGTGGTGGTATCCCATACGCTCGCTGTGTGGTGCATGGTCAAAACACCCACGACAAGACCTAACTAACTGGAGGCGAATCATAGCGGCATGGGAGGAAAGAAGGTAGAATCGTGCGGTCGGTGCGCGATGAGCACGACGAGCGACCTGCTCGATGACCCAGCCGACCCGTACGAGGGGGGCATCGAGGTCGACGAACAGGACGCCCGGCGAGTGTCGCCGGCGGCGTGGCTCGAAGGCGTCAAGGACCGGCTCGACGCGTGGGCGACCCGCGTCACATACGGCCGGTAAGCGCGAAAGGTTATCTCTGCGGACCCTGTAACACTGATAATGGAGGAGAGTGTCGCTGGTTTCAAACAGCGCGGCACGTGGGGCGATATCGTCGAACACGGTGAGCGCGTGACGCGCGCGCTGCGAGAGCTTCTCGACGAGGACAACGACGCCTTGGAGGAGTGGAACGAGTGGCGACCCAAACAGCACGAACGGCTCGACGAGGACGTCAACGAGAAGACGGCACAGCAGGCGAGCGTTGGCGAGGGAGCCGGCGAGCGCGAAGGGGTCGGGCCCGACGAGGACGTGAAGGCCGCCGGCGACAAGCTGGCGGATTCATACGAGAAACTCGACGAGCCGGACGACGCGCTCGAACGGTGGCGCGAGTCAGTCGGCCACCTCGCGCGGGCGGCCGACTCGGCGGGCCGGAAGGCGCTGCGCAAGGTGGAGGGAGCAGTGTACAAGAACGTCATGACACAGATTGCGCCCTACTACTTCGACAACGGTCTCGTGAGCGCGAACGTCACGCGCCACGACAACGCCGACTACGCGCTCGAAATCAACATCAACGACGACGACCTGAAGATTCGGGTTTCGAACAAGCTGGCCGACTACGAGCAGTCGGTCGACCGCTGGCACGTCGACACCGAGAAGGTGACCGAGGTGGCCGAGGCCGCCGAGGGGGTCGAGACGCCGGAGGAACAGGCCACCGGCGACGAGGGCGTCACCGAGGGGCAGTCACACCCCACGACCAACTGAGCGTCTGACCGCCGCCAACACGACTACTAACAGCCCGGCACAGCCCGCCAGCAGCAGCCACCCCGCGCCGTAGCCGACGGTGTCCGCGAGATAGCCGAACGCCGGCGGGAAGAACAGCCCGCCGACGTTGATGGCGGTCTGGCCGCCGGCGCTCGCCGCCCCCACCTCCTCTCGGGGAACGAGCGCGGTGAGACAGGAGTAGTAGACGCCCGTGGAGCCGAGGATGGAGACGCCAAGCACCAACAGCGCCGCGAGCGCGACCGGCCGCGGTATCGCCCCGACACCGAGGAGGGTGAACGCACCCGTCGCGACGGCCGCCTGTCCGCCGGTGACGGTCGCCGCGGCCCGTGCCCCGCCGCCCAGTCGGTCGGCGAGCGACCCGGCACCGAGCCGGCCCGCGCTGCCGGCCGCCTGCACCGCCGCGAGGACGACGCCCGCCGCGACCGGCGAGAAATTCAGTAGCTCGTCGGCGTACAACAGGGTGTAGCCGACCGTCGTGAAGATGGTCGCGCCGACGAACAGGCCGGCGAGGACGACGAGCACGTACGCGCGATTCTGGCTGAACGCCCGCACGTCGGGGAGTGTCCACTCGCCGCTCCCGCTCGTCCCCTCGTAGCTGACCGCGAAGACCAGTGCGTACCCGCCCGCGAGCGCGGCAATCGCGCCGAAGCCCCACCGCCACGTCGCGACCGCGGCGACGCCGGCGACGAGTAACGAGGCTGCTCCCGACCCGGCGGTCACGCCGACCTGCTTGAGTCCCATCGCCGAACTGCCCTTCCCGGACGGCGCGCTCGACAGAATCGCGCGGTTCGAGGCGGGCATCCCCGGCGCGTACGAGACGCCCAAGAGGAAGGCCGCGGCGAACAACACGAGCGGCGTGGGGGCGAGTCCGATGAGCGCGGCCGAAACCGCCAGCCCGCCGACCGCGACCAGCATCACCCGTCGCTCGCCGAACCCGTCGACGGCCGCCCCGCTGGGAAAGAGGTTCAGCGTGTAGCCGAGCGTCGCCACCGCGGTCAACACGCCGATGAGCGTGCGCGAGAGCCCGAACTCACCCCGGAAGTACGTCGTCGCCGAGAAGAGCGCGTAGTAACACAGCGATACGGCCGCCTGCCAGCCGGCGACGACGGCGACGGTTCGCCAACTCCGGGTTGTCACTACGACACGTTCACGACACCCGCGTTAAAATCAAGCGACGGCGGCAGGCTACTCCTCGACCGCTTCGACCACGTCGCGCGCGAGCGCGTCGAAGCTTGCGCTCGCCGGCACCACGTC
This portion of the Halosegnis longus genome encodes:
- a CDS encoding MFS transporter, which translates into the protein MTTRSWRTVAVVAGWQAAVSLCYYALFSATTYFRGEFGLSRTLIGVLTAVATLGYTLNLFPSGAAVDGFGERRVMLVAVGGLAVSAALIGLAPTPLVLFAAAFLLGVSYAPGMPASNRAILSSAPSGKGSSAMGLKQVGVTAGSGAASLLVAGVAAVATWRWGFGAIAALAGGYALVFAVSYEGTSGSGEWTLPDVRAFSQNRAYVLVVLAGLFVGATIFTTVGYTLLYADELLNFSPVAAGVVLAAVQAAGSAGRLGAGSLADRLGGGARAAATVTGGQAAVATGAFTLLGVGAIPRPVALAALLVLGVSILGSTGVYYSCLTALVPREEVGAASAGGQTAINVGGLFFPPAFGYLADTVGYGAGWLLLAGCAGLLVVVLAAVRRSVGRGV
- a CDS encoding DUF5828 family protein; the encoded protein is MEESVAGFKQRGTWGDIVEHGERVTRALRELLDEDNDALEEWNEWRPKQHERLDEDVNEKTAQQASVGEGAGEREGVGPDEDVKAAGDKLADSYEKLDEPDDALERWRESVGHLARAADSAGRKALRKVEGAVYKNVMTQIAPYYFDNGLVSANVTRHDNADYALEININDDDLKIRVSNKLADYEQSVDRWHVDTEKVTEVAEAAEGVETPEEQATGDEGVTEGQSHPTTN
- a CDS encoding carbon starvation CstA family protein — translated: MVQIAVLVVASLITFSVGYLGYSRYLAQFVELDDEQETPAHKYEDGQEYVPSKKPVLLGHHYSSIAGGAPIVGPITAGAAFGWLPAILWIAIGNPLLGAAHDFMALSSSVRHDGKSIGSIIGEYVGDRGKDMLLWFAFLTIILVIAVFAFVVAIVFNAFPSAATASFIYLALAVVFGVYLYQLNLPFLPGAVAFVAMVFGGVWVGLQYPIALVGTESTAADTIVLLGQASAWDWLPLAGSGVNVAAWVPVVVLYGFIASVLPVWVLLQPRDFLTSSLLYTGVGGMLLGAILAPVLGFTAVDVSVLGNTQTITSLETSYPAFRGLTSSLGPIFPFLFVTIACGTISGFHALVSSGTTAKQLDKESDARDIGYGAMLGEGLLATTAVGAFAVIGFTDFSAGAAGALANFPAGGAAMLSMFGLPVAAGSAFIGLVFVSFLLTSTDTAVRLGRYMMEEIVEVPETRTQELAVNRYVTSGVLLCLPAYLLVGSGAWESLWPLFGAANQTLAALALLAATLWLANWNDSKQLLSTGLPMVLMIGVTMTALLTLGLYRNPLATLDAIQNLGATGENASTIFDVISYGLQSVLALVLAGLAGSLAYMGYKNINRVRDSYTGAPADD
- a CDS encoding cupin domain-containing protein, whose amino-acid sequence is MGYHHVAVGELDPEPDRPSTQRSISGAVGLERLAAHVYEVAPGEEIPLAYHYHDEQEEVFYVTEGELHVETPEGEFAVPAGDAFVCEPESPQFAFVPKDGEATTAFVVGAPAVDDVHPYDDT